In Desulfovibrio inopinatus DSM 10711, the following are encoded in one genomic region:
- a CDS encoding sulfite exporter TauE/SafE family protein, translated as MVTHNVFWVALQSSLVLGLVHGVNPCGHSWLVLAPFVAGDKQGKRVFALTTAFISGTTLGCLAIGAILGALSTGLPDSMRFVADIATAGIVIGLGVILLVKPHLLHSHDHEGCGCHAHDDHHHDHDHHHDEYDHHCCHHDDHDHDHAHGVRIPGLSSRVSTVWGLALVGFVNMIVPCPTVALMYSYAIDSQSVPMSLAVFSAYAVGTAISLAAVIYGIYRVTGLMRRLQSPWVEPLIMRTVGVLTIFFGVYSLYADFFTAATA; from the coding sequence ATGGTTACTCACAATGTCTTTTGGGTTGCGTTGCAGTCGAGCCTTGTACTGGGGCTGGTTCATGGCGTGAACCCTTGCGGTCATTCCTGGTTGGTCTTGGCGCCTTTTGTGGCGGGAGACAAACAGGGAAAACGGGTATTCGCTCTGACGACGGCATTTATTAGTGGTACGACATTAGGATGCTTGGCTATAGGGGCGATTCTTGGGGCATTATCGACTGGCTTGCCGGATTCCATGCGGTTTGTCGCGGATATTGCGACGGCGGGAATTGTGATCGGTCTTGGTGTTATTCTCCTTGTTAAACCACACCTCCTTCATTCGCATGATCATGAAGGATGTGGTTGCCATGCTCATGATGACCATCATCACGACCACGACCACCATCATGATGAATATGATCACCACTGTTGTCATCATGACGATCATGATCACGATCATGCGCATGGAGTGCGTATTCCGGGTTTATCTTCACGGGTATCGACGGTTTGGGGACTTGCACTTGTCGGGTTTGTCAATATGATCGTGCCATGCCCGACCGTGGCGCTGATGTATTCATATGCAATCGATTCACAGAGTGTTCCGATGTCCTTGGCGGTATTTTCTGCCTATGCGGTGGGAACAGCGATTTCGTTGGCTGCCGTGATTTACGGAATTTATAGAGTGACGGGGTTGATGCGCCGGTTGCAGAGCCCATGGGTTGAGCCGCTCATCATGCGTACCGTCGGTGTGCTGACTATATTTTTTGGTGTCTACTCGTTATATGCCGATTTTTTCACGGCAGCGACCGCCTGA
- a CDS encoding MarR family winged helix-turn-helix transcriptional regulator produces MEDIRRLTHHIVEFFEKLSSWEHAVVRDEGLTLPQMHTLEILGIHGPLRMKELAERMGVTTGTLTVMVDRLEKNALVRRRPHDTDRRSIFVELTDSGREKFHQHDELHLKLTNDATACLTEEERETLSLILEKINREM; encoded by the coding sequence GTGGAGGATATTCGTCGTCTTACGCATCACATTGTAGAATTTTTCGAGAAGTTATCTTCATGGGAGCATGCCGTGGTCCGTGATGAGGGCTTGACACTTCCACAGATGCACACACTTGAGATTCTTGGGATTCATGGTCCGCTTCGCATGAAGGAATTGGCTGAACGTATGGGAGTGACAACAGGAACATTAACCGTCATGGTGGATCGGTTGGAAAAGAATGCTCTTGTTCGTCGTCGGCCCCATGATACGGACCGGCGTTCCATCTTTGTGGAATTGACCGATAGCGGACGTGAAAAATTTCATCAACATGATGAACTCCATCTCAAACTCACCAACGATGCAACCGCCTGCTTGACGGAAGAGGAGCGGGAGACGTTGTCCTTGATATTGGAAAAAATAAATCGAGAGATGTAG
- a CDS encoding DUF2161 family putative PD-(D/E)XK-type phosphodiesterase, giving the protein MKETDLYPPLKRFLEGQHYEVKSEVMDCDVVALRGDEPPLVIELKCSLRLDVVLQAVDRLAVSPHVYIGIPFNSTLIKRRRKHVLKLLRMLGLGLLVINPEDLDDGVTVLLDPGPYTPRKSTVREQRLLKEFSHRVGDPNMGGAQKKRGIVTAYRQKAVAIAQFLAHHGPSKASSIAHALDEPKTRNILYSNVYGWFERVDRGIYTLSPRGTCELPLWIETGEHSP; this is encoded by the coding sequence ATGAAAGAGACAGATCTCTATCCTCCGTTAAAGCGATTTCTCGAAGGGCAGCACTACGAAGTGAAGTCAGAGGTTATGGATTGTGATGTCGTTGCTCTGCGAGGAGACGAGCCACCTCTTGTTATAGAGCTGAAGTGTTCACTTCGTCTGGATGTCGTGCTGCAGGCCGTGGACAGATTAGCGGTGAGCCCTCATGTATATATTGGCATTCCCTTCAACTCGACGTTGATAAAACGGCGGCGAAAACATGTCCTCAAACTTTTGAGGATGCTTGGCCTCGGCCTTCTTGTGATCAATCCGGAAGATTTGGACGATGGTGTCACAGTTCTGCTTGATCCTGGTCCATACACCCCTCGCAAATCCACTGTTCGCGAGCAACGCTTACTCAAAGAGTTCAGCCATAGGGTGGGTGACCCCAATATGGGGGGAGCACAAAAGAAGCGGGGTATTGTGACGGCCTATAGACAGAAGGCTGTGGCGATTGCGCAGTTTCTTGCGCATCACGGCCCTTCAAAAGCGTCATCTATAGCGCATGCCTTGGACGAGCCCAAAACCAGGAATATTCTGTATAGCAATGTATACGGATGGTTCGAGCGTGTTGACCGGGGGATATATACACTTTCTCCTCGGGGAACATGCGAGTTGCCGTTGTGGATTGAAACAGGAGAGCACAGCCCATAA
- a CDS encoding DJ-1/PfpI family protein, whose translation MLTRTKFTYEKAYVVLLDEYADWEIGYALAELHRLGNIEIVTVGFSEQPVTSMGGLLIHPHIVLSQVAPSQALLFLLSGGSLWEQEYPCETIHMLEHHAVPIAAICAATTVLGHAGLFANRKHTSNSLRYIEKLVPSYASHAMYCDALAVTDKNIITASGLGSVDFTLNILTLLNIATPKIRKMWYKAFKFGEYPKDIDENA comes from the coding sequence ATACTCACAAGAACAAAGTTTACATATGAAAAAGCATACGTCGTATTGCTTGATGAATATGCAGATTGGGAAATCGGCTATGCCCTTGCAGAACTACACCGTTTGGGAAATATTGAAATTGTGACTGTTGGCTTTTCTGAACAGCCTGTCACCTCCATGGGAGGCCTTCTTATCCACCCCCATATCGTGCTGTCTCAGGTTGCCCCCAGCCAAGCGTTGCTGTTCCTTCTTTCTGGTGGCTCCCTGTGGGAACAAGAGTATCCGTGTGAAACAATCCACATGCTGGAACACCATGCCGTTCCCATTGCGGCTATTTGCGCAGCAACAACTGTGCTCGGTCATGCCGGGCTGTTTGCGAACAGGAAGCATACCTCGAATTCTTTACGGTACATCGAAAAGCTCGTTCCATCATATGCAAGCCATGCGATGTATTGCGACGCGCTTGCAGTGACAGACAAGAATATTATTACCGCAAGTGGATTGGGGAGTGTCGATTTTACACTGAACATCCTGACGCTACTCAATATTGCAACGCCGAAAATCCGGAAGATGTGGTACAAAGCATTTAAATTCGGAGAATATCCCAAAGACATCGACGAGAATGCCTAA
- the guaD gene encoding guanine deaminase, with amino-acid sequence MSEINAHRGAIFHFKDDATLQTAAEKYEYFGDGLLIIEDGIVKAVGPADALMGQLPKDVSPVPHGAGLIMPGFLDAHCHAPQPGAIAGYGEELLEWLHGYIFPEEAHFADPAYAEVGNAFFLDELLRNGTTTAAMYSSSHMLATDNLFEQAYARNMRVIAGKTLMDQDAPEGTLDNAQSAYDDSKTLIEKWHGKGRLQYGVTPRFLPACSPEEMRAAVKIKQEFPDVYVQTHLSENIHEVDLVRRLYPESLDYLDAYDQYGILGEKTLFGHCIHLSDREFERMAETGSVACWCPDSNSFLGSGIFDLVRAKRYGVNIALATDLCASTTFSMLEVLCEGYKVTALRAETKLSPFQGFYLVTLGTAKALSLDTAIGNFSPGKEADFIVLDLSATPLLRYRMARAKSLQDTLFVLMMLGNDRVVDKTYLAGRLAMSKS; translated from the coding sequence ATGTCGGAAATCAATGCACATCGAGGAGCTATTTTTCATTTCAAAGATGACGCCACGTTGCAAACCGCGGCGGAGAAGTATGAATATTTTGGAGATGGGCTTCTCATCATTGAAGACGGCATCGTTAAAGCTGTTGGTCCAGCGGATGCGTTGATGGGGCAATTGCCCAAGGATGTCTCTCCTGTTCCGCATGGAGCAGGACTCATTATGCCCGGTTTTCTTGACGCTCATTGCCATGCCCCTCAGCCGGGCGCCATTGCCGGATATGGAGAAGAGCTTCTCGAATGGCTGCACGGATACATTTTTCCGGAAGAAGCCCATTTCGCCGATCCTGCATATGCTGAAGTCGGTAATGCCTTTTTTCTGGACGAATTGTTGCGCAACGGCACGACAACGGCGGCCATGTATTCCTCGTCGCATATGCTTGCAACGGATAATTTATTTGAGCAAGCCTATGCCCGAAATATGCGGGTTATTGCCGGCAAAACCTTAATGGATCAAGACGCCCCCGAAGGGACGCTCGACAATGCGCAGTCTGCGTATGATGACTCGAAAACCTTGATTGAGAAATGGCATGGAAAGGGACGGTTGCAATATGGCGTGACACCTCGCTTTTTGCCGGCCTGTTCACCGGAAGAAATGCGAGCTGCCGTCAAGATCAAGCAAGAATTTCCGGACGTCTATGTCCAAACGCATTTGTCTGAAAATATTCATGAAGTGGATCTTGTTCGTCGATTGTACCCCGAGTCGTTGGACTATTTGGATGCGTACGATCAGTACGGTATACTTGGTGAGAAGACATTGTTTGGCCATTGTATCCACTTGTCCGACCGTGAATTTGAACGCATGGCCGAAACTGGATCGGTGGCGTGTTGGTGTCCGGATTCCAATTCGTTTCTTGGAAGCGGGATTTTCGATCTGGTCCGCGCCAAGCGATATGGCGTCAACATTGCATTGGCAACGGACTTATGCGCTTCCACGACATTCTCCATGTTAGAAGTCCTGTGTGAAGGATATAAAGTCACCGCATTGCGCGCTGAAACAAAACTCTCTCCTTTTCAAGGCTTCTATCTCGTGACGTTGGGTACGGCTAAAGCCCTCTCTCTGGATACGGCTATCGGGAATTTCTCGCCCGGCAAGGAAGCCGATTTTATCGTACTTGATCTCAGTGCAACGCCACTTTTGCGCTATCGTATGGCACGAGCTAAATCATTGCAGGATACGCTGTTCGTGTTGATGATGCTTGGCAACGATCGTGTGGTGGACAAGACGTATCTGGCGGGGCGATTAGCTATGTCGAAATCGTGA
- a CDS encoding YciI family protein, producing MFLISLTYTHPLEEVDALLAAHSAFLQKHYDAKKFLFSGRKIPRSGGLIVCKADSREEVEAIIAQDPFQDVAAYEIIEFSPTMAAPELAPFLLDA from the coding sequence ATGTTTCTTATCTCGTTGACTTACACTCACCCCCTCGAAGAAGTTGATGCATTGCTTGCCGCACATAGCGCATTTCTCCAAAAGCATTATGACGCGAAGAAATTTCTTTTTTCCGGACGGAAAATCCCTCGTTCCGGAGGACTCATCGTATGCAAAGCCGATTCTCGCGAAGAAGTCGAAGCGATCATTGCTCAAGACCCCTTCCAAGACGTCGCAGCCTATGAAATCATCGAATTTTCACCCACCATGGCCGCTCCGGAACTTGCTCCTTTCCTGTTGGATGCATAG
- a CDS encoding VOC family protein, translating into MKYVHTNIVAKDWKRLARFYQEVFGCVPVPPERDLSGDWLDDLTGLKNSHLRGVHLRLPGYGDDGPTLEIFQYDVMTARPDYAPNTPGFTHLAFLVDDVAQTAEECFRHGATSVGERVIRKYPGGKTLIAWYLADPEGNMLELQTWAEPNDIS; encoded by the coding sequence ATGAAATACGTTCATACGAACATCGTTGCCAAAGACTGGAAGCGGTTGGCTCGTTTCTATCAAGAGGTCTTCGGTTGTGTGCCCGTTCCACCGGAACGCGACCTCTCGGGAGATTGGCTTGACGACTTGACCGGTCTGAAAAACAGCCACCTCCGTGGCGTCCACCTTCGTCTTCCCGGATATGGCGACGACGGACCGACATTGGAAATATTCCAATATGATGTCATGACAGCTCGCCCCGACTATGCTCCAAACACCCCTGGATTCACACATCTCGCCTTCCTGGTCGATGACGTGGCGCAGACGGCCGAAGAGTGTTTCCGGCATGGAGCAACCTCCGTTGGCGAACGCGTTATTCGGAAGTATCCCGGAGGAAAAACCCTTATTGCCTGGTATTTGGCTGATCCCGAAGGCAACATGTTGGAACTGCAAACGTGGGCAGAACCTAATGACATATCGTAA
- a CDS encoding carbonic anhydrase produces the protein MREVCKFITGFNSFRDEYFCRENSPFQKLRKSQTPTTMVIACSDSRTDPSLIMQCEPGEIFVVRNIANIVPPYEPDAGYHGVSAAIEYAVKALKVRNIIVLGHSSCGGIRALMESKSEQEHKHEFVNKWLSALHQVRDKVLAHFTSVTDKSCIACEMAGILHSMENLMTFPWISKQVKAGELDIHGWYFNMESGQLLSYLHQTKTFEPLTSPCAQYEPAPNTVDQA, from the coding sequence ATGAGAGAAGTGTGTAAATTTATTACTGGTTTCAATAGCTTTCGTGATGAGTATTTTTGTAGAGAGAACTCCCCTTTTCAAAAGCTCCGAAAATCCCAAACCCCGACAACGATGGTTATCGCATGCAGTGACTCACGAACCGATCCATCATTAATCATGCAGTGTGAACCCGGTGAAATCTTTGTGGTCCGTAACATTGCCAACATCGTCCCCCCCTACGAGCCCGATGCCGGATACCACGGGGTTTCGGCGGCAATCGAATATGCTGTCAAAGCCTTAAAAGTTCGGAACATCATTGTACTTGGTCATAGTTCATGTGGGGGCATCCGGGCTCTCATGGAAAGCAAAAGTGAGCAAGAACATAAGCACGAATTCGTCAACAAATGGCTCTCGGCACTTCACCAAGTGCGCGACAAAGTACTTGCCCACTTTACTAGCGTAACGGACAAGTCATGCATTGCCTGCGAGATGGCTGGCATTCTCCATTCCATGGAAAACCTCATGACATTTCCGTGGATTTCCAAGCAAGTCAAAGCCGGAGAACTCGATATCCATGGCTGGTACTTTAATATGGAGTCCGGCCAACTTCTGAGCTACCTGCATCAAACCAAAACATTTGAGCCTCTGACGTCGCCTTGTGCTCAGTATGAACCAGCACCAAACACTGTAGATCAAGCGTAA
- a CDS encoding inorganic diphosphatase — protein sequence MKNVIFAVSILACFFALPAWAMDVAPGVTIVDEYTIAGEKSFLDGYDPLNADGTINAVIEIPTGTNAKWEVVKPEGVMKWEFKKGKPRVVKFLGYPGNYGMIPKTILPKSEGGDGDPLDVLVLGEAVPRGSVVKAKLIGVLKLLDGGEQDDKLVAVLSDSPLASVNSIEEMKKQFPGVLDIVEIWFSSYKGPGEMESKGFAGKDEAMKVLKAAIAAYK from the coding sequence ATGAAAAATGTGATTTTTGCGGTGTCGATTTTGGCTTGCTTTTTTGCCCTTCCAGCCTGGGCCATGGATGTTGCGCCTGGAGTGACAATTGTTGACGAGTACACCATTGCTGGAGAGAAAAGTTTTCTTGATGGGTATGATCCTTTGAATGCAGATGGAACGATTAACGCCGTCATTGAAATTCCTACAGGGACCAACGCCAAATGGGAAGTTGTGAAGCCTGAAGGCGTTATGAAGTGGGAGTTTAAAAAAGGGAAACCTCGCGTCGTCAAGTTTTTGGGATATCCCGGAAACTACGGTATGATCCCGAAAACGATCCTTCCCAAAAGTGAGGGAGGCGATGGTGATCCTTTGGATGTTCTTGTTCTCGGTGAAGCTGTTCCTCGTGGATCGGTGGTCAAAGCGAAACTTATCGGTGTGCTTAAACTGCTTGATGGCGGCGAACAGGACGATAAGCTTGTTGCCGTACTGTCTGACAGCCCGTTAGCTTCGGTTAATTCTATCGAAGAAATGAAAAAACAGTTTCCGGGGGTGTTGGATATCGTGGAAATCTGGTTCAGCAGCTACAAGGGACCGGGCGAAATGGAGTCCAAAGGGTTTGCAGGGAAGGACGAAGCAATGAAGGTCCTGAAGGCTGCTATTGCGGCGTATAAGTAA
- the cysK gene encoding cysteine synthase A encodes MNIHADMLDIVGKTPLVFLNRLSEGLPGRVVAKLENRNPCFSVKDRIALNMIRRAEEDGQLKPGATIVEPTSGNTGIGLAFVCAVRGYTLILTMPESMSIERRTLLKGAGATVVLTPAKQGMKGAIEKAQEIVDNTPGAFMPSQFANPANPEIHRLTTGLEIWDDTNGQVATFVAGVGTGGTITGVGTILKQNNPSVRIIAVEPAASPVLSGGQPGPHPIQGIGAGFVPEVLDPSILDEVITVEGQDAISTAKRLFQQEGILCGISSGANAYAALQVAARPEMHDKLIVFIVCDTGERYLSTDLFKENEEE; translated from the coding sequence ATGAATATTCATGCCGACATGCTCGACATCGTTGGGAAAACGCCACTTGTTTTTCTCAATCGTTTGTCCGAGGGGCTTCCCGGTCGCGTTGTTGCCAAACTGGAAAATCGTAACCCATGTTTTTCCGTAAAAGATCGAATTGCCCTCAATATGATTCGTCGTGCGGAAGAGGACGGTCAGCTCAAACCCGGCGCAACGATTGTCGAACCGACAAGTGGCAATACCGGAATCGGCCTCGCCTTTGTTTGCGCTGTTCGGGGGTATACACTTATTCTGACCATGCCCGAATCCATGTCGATCGAACGACGGACGTTGCTCAAAGGAGCTGGTGCCACAGTCGTACTGACACCAGCCAAACAGGGCATGAAGGGAGCCATCGAAAAAGCGCAGGAGATTGTAGACAATACCCCTGGCGCATTCATGCCGAGCCAGTTCGCCAATCCTGCCAACCCGGAAATACATCGTCTGACAACAGGCCTGGAAATTTGGGATGACACCAATGGCCAAGTGGCCACATTTGTCGCAGGAGTAGGAACCGGAGGAACAATCACCGGTGTGGGAACGATACTGAAACAAAACAATCCGTCTGTCCGTATTATTGCAGTAGAACCCGCGGCCTCTCCCGTACTCTCTGGCGGCCAACCCGGCCCACACCCTATTCAAGGGATCGGCGCCGGCTTTGTCCCCGAAGTGCTTGACCCTTCCATTCTCGATGAAGTCATTACGGTCGAAGGACAAGACGCTATATCCACGGCGAAACGCTTATTTCAGCAAGAAGGAATCTTGTGCGGCATTTCTTCGGGAGCCAATGCCTACGCCGCGCTCCAGGTGGCCGCACGACCTGAAATGCACGACAAACTCATTGTCTTTATCGTTTGTGATACGGGAGAACGGTATTTAAGTACGGATTTGTTTAAAGAGAATGAAGAAGAATAA
- the nifS gene encoding cysteine desulfurase NifS, which translates to MQPIYLDNNATTMVAPEVFEEMAPFFTQHYGNPSSMHRFGGEVGTVLNTARQRVADALGCTPDEIVFTSCGTEGDNAAINAAVTADLKKRHIITTRVEHPAVLNYAKHLETKGYDVTYLKVDKDGRLDMEEFEKSLRDDTALVSIMYANNETGVIFPIPEIAQRCKERGILCHTDAVQAVGKVLIDLKTLPVDYLVLSGHKIHAPKGVGVLFVRKGAPFRPFIIGGHQEHGRRGGTENTASIIGLGKAIELAVANLVHENTTVKALRDKLQAGLMAAIPEAVINGDVPERLPNTLSIAFKYIEGEAMLLMLDQFGICASSGSACTSGSLEPSHVLRAMGVPFTFAHGSLRFSLSRYTSEAEIDTVIKELPPIIERLRAMSPFRRESEDFCSCSVERETA; encoded by the coding sequence ATGCAGCCCATCTATCTCGATAACAACGCTACAACGATGGTTGCTCCTGAAGTCTTCGAGGAGATGGCTCCGTTTTTTACGCAACACTACGGCAACCCTTCCAGCATGCACCGGTTCGGAGGGGAAGTCGGGACTGTCCTGAATACCGCTCGACAACGTGTTGCCGATGCCTTGGGTTGTACGCCGGACGAAATCGTTTTCACATCGTGTGGCACCGAAGGTGATAACGCCGCTATCAATGCCGCGGTGACAGCAGACCTCAAAAAGCGCCATATTATCACCACACGAGTGGAACATCCGGCTGTCCTCAACTACGCCAAGCATCTTGAGACGAAAGGATATGATGTTACGTATCTCAAAGTTGACAAAGATGGTCGGCTGGACATGGAAGAATTCGAAAAAAGCTTACGCGATGACACGGCATTGGTGTCCATCATGTATGCTAACAACGAAACGGGTGTCATTTTTCCGATTCCCGAAATAGCGCAACGTTGCAAGGAACGCGGCATCCTGTGCCACACCGATGCCGTCCAGGCAGTCGGCAAAGTGCTCATTGACCTGAAAACTTTGCCCGTAGATTACCTGGTGCTCTCCGGCCATAAGATTCACGCCCCCAAAGGCGTTGGAGTCCTGTTCGTACGCAAGGGTGCGCCGTTTCGTCCCTTTATTATCGGCGGCCACCAGGAGCATGGCCGGCGCGGTGGCACAGAAAATACGGCTTCCATCATCGGCCTGGGCAAAGCTATTGAACTTGCCGTAGCGAATCTTGTTCACGAGAACACCACGGTCAAGGCGCTTCGCGACAAGCTTCAAGCCGGACTGATGGCAGCGATTCCCGAAGCGGTCATCAATGGCGACGTACCGGAACGTCTGCCCAATACGCTGTCTATCGCCTTCAAGTATATCGAAGGGGAAGCTATGCTCCTCATGCTGGATCAATTCGGAATCTGCGCCAGCTCGGGGTCGGCGTGTACATCCGGCAGTTTGGAACCGTCCCATGTCTTGCGTGCTATGGGTGTTCCGTTCACCTTTGCGCACGGCTCTCTGCGATTCTCGTTGTCGCGTTACACCTCGGAAGCGGAGATTGACACCGTTATCAAAGAATTGCCTCCTATCATCGAACGCTTGCGAGCCATGTCGCCGTTCAGACGTGAGAGCGAAGACTTCTGCTCGTGTTCCGTAGAACGCGAGACGGCGTAG
- the nifU gene encoding Fe-S cluster assembly protein NifU: MWEYTDKVKDHFLNPKNAGEMKDASAVGEVGSLACGDALRLFLKVNDDGVIEDASFQTFGCASAIASSSVLTELVKGKTIEEAKKLTNKDIADYLGGLPKEKMHCSVMGQEALEAAIKNYYGEKVVAPVFEGKLVCKCFGVTDVQIRRAIKANDLKTVEDVTNFTKAGGGCGECVLDIEKILMDVRGETTSTPAEEKPHKKLTNIQRMTKVTKVIDEEIRPSLQKDGGDIELIDIDGADVYVALRGSCVGCPSSQLTLKELVERRLREAVDPDIRIKESV; encoded by the coding sequence ATGTGGGAATATACGGACAAAGTTAAAGATCATTTCCTCAATCCGAAGAACGCCGGGGAGATGAAAGACGCTTCAGCCGTTGGTGAAGTCGGCAGTTTGGCGTGCGGAGACGCCTTGCGATTGTTTCTTAAGGTCAATGATGACGGCGTCATCGAAGACGCTTCGTTTCAGACTTTTGGTTGTGCCAGCGCCATTGCATCGAGTTCAGTGTTAACGGAACTGGTCAAAGGGAAGACCATTGAAGAAGCAAAAAAGCTGACCAATAAAGACATTGCAGACTACTTGGGCGGTCTCCCCAAAGAAAAAATGCATTGTTCGGTCATGGGACAGGAAGCCTTGGAAGCGGCGATTAAAAATTATTATGGCGAAAAAGTTGTCGCGCCGGTGTTCGAAGGCAAGCTTGTATGCAAGTGTTTCGGCGTCACCGATGTGCAGATTCGCCGCGCTATCAAGGCAAATGACCTCAAAACCGTTGAAGACGTCACCAACTTCACGAAAGCCGGCGGTGGTTGCGGTGAATGCGTCCTTGATATCGAAAAGATTCTCATGGACGTACGCGGAGAGACGACCTCGACGCCAGCCGAAGAAAAGCCACACAAAAAACTGACGAATATTCAGCGTATGACCAAAGTGACCAAAGTCATTGATGAAGAGATTCGTCCCAGTCTGCAAAAAGATGGGGGCGATATTGAACTTATCGATATCGATGGAGCCGACGTCTATGTCGCGTTACGTGGATCTTGTGTAGGCTGCCCGTCCAGTCAATTGACATTGAAGGAACTTGTGGAGCGACGTTTGCGCGAAGCCGTTGACCCCGATATTCGCATTAAGGAGAGTGTCTAA
- a CDS encoding acyl-CoA thioesterase, with product MADFPVVDSWYRHFVSYGETDCMGVVYYGEYAHLFERARSQLVRERGISYREVEERGIFLPIRELATRYIKPIRYDDAIVVHAGIEQWGRASVTFVYEIFGPPEEQTLICTGKTMHACVNGDGKPVRVPDWLKDYFKP from the coding sequence ATGGCTGATTTTCCTGTGGTGGATTCGTGGTATCGGCATTTCGTGTCGTATGGAGAGACCGATTGTATGGGCGTGGTCTATTACGGGGAATATGCGCATTTGTTTGAACGAGCACGCAGCCAACTGGTTCGAGAACGCGGCATCAGCTATCGAGAGGTTGAGGAGCGAGGAATTTTTCTTCCTATCCGGGAGCTGGCGACGCGGTATATTAAACCGATACGGTACGACGACGCCATTGTTGTGCATGCAGGCATTGAACAATGGGGGCGGGCGTCGGTAACATTTGTTTATGAAATCTTCGGGCCCCCGGAGGAACAAACCTTGATATGTACGGGCAAAACGATGCATGCGTGTGTCAATGGGGATGGCAAACCTGTACGCGTGCCCGACTGGTTGAAGGACTATTTCAAACCATGA
- a CDS encoding amidohydrolase family protein produces the protein MTIDIHTHAFHPKIADKVLAQLHDHYGIAPVGTGKIDDLIARADTAGIDRVVVHSAATDPAQVIPANNWAIHLNQNESRTIAFGTMHPDFDDFEKEFNRLESHGVPGLKFHADFQGFRLDDPRLWPLFETIGSRFVLMFHVGDVLPPDENPSSPQKVMAIAHDFPDLCIIAAHFGGYRQWSWALEHLIGSDVYIDTSSSLSFVDDETLKAIFDKHPRERILFGSDYPLFDPGDEMKLLQQRMLLSDADLDQLLNNAEHLFAKAESVAA, from the coding sequence ATGACAATTGATATCCATACCCACGCGTTTCACCCCAAGATTGCAGACAAAGTTCTTGCGCAGCTCCATGACCACTATGGAATTGCGCCGGTAGGCACAGGAAAAATCGACGATTTGATTGCTCGAGCCGATACCGCCGGTATTGACCGTGTTGTTGTTCACAGTGCCGCCACGGACCCGGCCCAGGTCATTCCTGCGAATAACTGGGCTATTCATTTGAATCAAAACGAGTCTCGTACCATTGCCTTTGGGACAATGCATCCTGACTTTGATGACTTTGAAAAAGAATTCAATAGACTTGAAAGTCATGGCGTGCCAGGACTTAAGTTTCACGCTGATTTTCAAGGCTTTCGACTTGATGACCCGCGCTTGTGGCCTCTTTTTGAAACCATCGGCTCACGATTTGTACTGATGTTTCATGTCGGGGACGTGCTTCCGCCGGATGAAAATCCGTCGAGCCCACAAAAAGTCATGGCCATAGCTCATGATTTTCCTGATTTGTGCATCATTGCTGCCCATTTCGGCGGATACCGGCAGTGGTCGTGGGCTCTTGAGCACCTCATCGGCTCGGATGTGTATATTGATACATCCTCGTCCTTGTCTTTCGTCGACGACGAGACGTTGAAAGCCATTTTCGACAAACATCCTCGAGAACGGATTCTCTTTGGAAGCGACTACCCGCTGTTCGATCCGGGTGATGAAATGAAGCTGCTTCAACAACGCATGCTTTTGTCCGATGCTGACTTGGATCAGCTGCTGAACAATGCGGAGCATCTGTTCGCCAAAGCGGAATCAGTCGCGGCATAA